DNA from Natrarchaeobius halalkaliphilus:
TATGACCGGAGACACGACTCAGAAGCTCAAGGGGATGGCCGAGTTCCTAGAAGAGGAGGGCGTGTCCGGTATTGCGGTGATTGCAGCAGACTATTCGATGGGGGAGTCCTCTATTGAATTTTTCGAAGAACGTGCCGAAGAGTACGGAATGGAGTTAGTACATTCAGCAGAAGTTCCAATGGAGACCGACAACTTCGTGCCGGAAATTGGGGACCTCGATACCGATGAAATCGATGCACTGTTTTATCCGTTCCCAGGTGGGACTGCACCGACACTCATAAGTCAAACTCGTGAGCAAGGGCTGTTCGACGAGGTGGACATTGTTATTGGGCACGACTCGTACGGGACAGAAACGTTCTACGAGTCACTCGGTGACGACCTTCAAGATATGTACTTCTGGGGGGTCGATCTTGAAAACGAGCAGGCCCAACAAGCAAACGAACGGATGCAAGAGATGTTCGACGTGAGAATGGACCCACTGAGCCTACCGTATTACGACACCATCCATCTAATCGCAGAAGTAATGGGGGAACAGGGATCAGTTGATCCACAAGACATTCGCAACGGCCTGGCCGACATTGAATATGAAACCGCATCAGGCTGGGACGTGAGATTCGATCAGAATGGGAACAATACAGAATTTCAAATGATTGTGGGCCAGTGGCAAGAAGATGACGACGGTGAATTAGCGCCCAACGTTGAGTATACAAGCCACGTTGTGTCCACAGAGTGATGGTGATGGGAACGACAACACTCCTGCGTATTGAGGAGGTGCACAAGACCTTCGGAGGAATTGTTGCGCTTGATCAGTTTACAGCAACGGTCAATGAAGACGAAATAACAGGTCTGATCGGTCCGAACGGGGCTGGGAAAACGACGCTATTTAATGTGATTACCGGTGTCTTGACACCGGATTCAGGTTCGATTCGATTCGAGGGAAAAGAATTAACAAGTTTGAAATCACATCAGATCTGTCATGAGGGAATTGGTCGGACCTTCCAAACACCCAAACCAGTCCGTTCGCTGACTGTCAGAGAGAACCTCCAAGTCGCTCGTAAATACGGTGTTGGCGACAATGAAAAGAGAGAAACAATACAATCAATCAACGAAGTAATCGAGTTGTTTTCCCTCGAGGAAAAGCAAGATACGATAACAAAGGAACTCCAACTCGTTGAGCAAAAGTTCGTTGACGTGGCTCGAGCACTCGTGACTGGTCCGAAATTGATTCTTCTGGACGAAATCATGGCCGGGTTGAATCCAACCGAAAAGCAAGAGATGATGTCGACAATCAAGACAATCAATACAGAGTTCGGTTCTACCTTCCTGATTATTGAACACGACCTCGGTATAATCCGTTCGATCTCAGACCGAATTATAACGATACACGAAGGTAGCGAACTCACCAGTGGCTCGCCCGAGAAAGTAATGGAAAACGACAAGGTCAGGGAGGCATACATTGGCAAATAATATACTCGAAGCCAGTGACGTTGACGCTGGCTACGGCCAGGTCGAGATTCTGGATGAGATCGCGTTTGAGGTACCTGAAGGCGAAATACTGTCGATCATCGGTCCTAATGGTGCTGGGAAGACTACTCTCATGCGGGTACTAATGGGACTTATTCCAGCTCGTTCGGGATCGGTAGAACTTCAAGGGGGACTAATCACCGATCGACCGACCCACGAAAGAGTCAAAATGGGTATGTCCCTTGTCACTGAAAAGCAGAACCTATTCACAGAGATGACAGTTGCT
Protein-coding regions in this window:
- a CDS encoding ABC transporter ATP-binding protein, whose amino-acid sequence is MGTTTLLRIEEVHKTFGGIVALDQFTATVNEDEITGLIGPNGAGKTTLFNVITGVLTPDSGSIRFEGKELTSLKSHQICHEGIGRTFQTPKPVRSLTVRENLQVARKYGVGDNEKRETIQSINEVIELFSLEEKQDTITKELQLVEQKFVDVARALVTGPKLILLDEIMAGLNPTEKQEMMSTIKTINTEFGSTFLIIEHDLGIIRSISDRIITIHEGSELTSGSPEKVMENDKVREAYIGK
- a CDS encoding ABC transporter substrate-binding protein, producing the protein MTNNSTRRRFVISTGALGAAAIAGCVGDDEVQRAIGAATPQSGPLEPDGTAGIRGMEVAIEELTEELDEPIELQATDGEAAPDRAVSVARNMYDNNIPVITGTFSSDVSNVLSDLAEDEEVPFITSISVDPEIINEDDEYTFRMTGDTTQKLKGMAEFLEEEGVSGIAVIAADYSMGESSIEFFEERAEEYGMELVHSAEVPMETDNFVPEIGDLDTDEIDALFYPFPGGTAPTLISQTREQGLFDEVDIVIGHDSYGTETFYESLGDDLQDMYFWGVDLENEQAQQANERMQEMFDVRMDPLSLPYYDTIHLIAEVMGEQGSVDPQDIRNGLADIEYETASGWDVRFDQNGNNTEFQMIVGQWQEDDDGELAPNVEYTSHVVSTE